Proteins encoded together in one Carassius auratus strain Wakin chromosome 32, ASM336829v1, whole genome shotgun sequence window:
- the LOC113052444 gene encoding sushi, nidogen and EGF-like domain-containing protein 1, which produces MLLFLLVPANFLPYGDGDLVNPVSDDGSSVAIYLQQPFKYFGRTYNQIYVNNNGHLTFTQPLSAYVPYLNAGIDIIAPLWTDLNNRNGGTISYREDRSSAVLAQVTQAVNQYFPSIGFTATSAFVATWDSVLYFSGGGEVTFQVVLVSNGDRSFILINYGDIAQTGQVWLAGYDTLDSVSSFTIPAASAPELSSSSNINVNGRWSFHVDGSLNCKPELPVCRQLPANFLPYGDGDVVNPVSDDGSSDAIYLQQPFKYFGRTYNQIFVNNNGHLTFTQPLSAYVPYLNAGIDIIAPLWTDLYNVNGGTISYREDTSSAVLAQVTQAVNQYFPNVPFSATSAFVATWDSVPYITGGGVVTFQVVLVSNGDRSFILINYGDIAETAQSWLAG; this is translated from the exons ATGCTTCTATTTTTACTAGTGCCGGCTAATTTCCTGCCATATGGGGATGGAGACTTAGTAAATCCTGTTTCAGATGATGGAAGCTCTGTAGCCATTTACCTGCAGCAGCCTTTCAAATACTTTGGACGCACATACAATCAGATCTAT GTGAACAACAATGGTCACCTGACTTTTACTCAACCACTGTCTGCCTACGTTCCTTATCTGAACGCTGGAATAGACATCATTGCTCCTCTGTGGACTGACCTTAACAATCGCAACGGTGGAACTATCTCCTACAGAGAGGATAGAAGTAGTGCTGTACTGGCACAAGTCACTCAAGCTGTTAACCAATATTTCCCTTCCATTGGTTTTACCGCTACATCAGCCTTTGTGGCTACCTGGGACAGTGTGCTATACTTCTCTGGTGGAGGG GAGGTTACTTTCCAAGTTGTTTTAGTCTCCAATGGTGACCGCTCTTTCATCCTGATCAACTATGGTGACATTGCACAAACAGGTCAAGTTTGGTTG GCTGGTTATGACACGCTGGACTCTGTCAGTTCTTTCACAATTCCAGCAGCCAGTGCCCCAGAACTCTCATCCAGCAGTAATATCAATGTGAATGGTCGCTGGTCTTTCCATGTTGATGGTTCGCTAAACTGTAAGCCAGAGTTGCCTGTTTGTCGGCAAC TGCCAGCTAATTTCCTGCCATATGGGGATGGAGACGTAGTAAATCCCGTTTCAGATGATGGAAGTTCTGATGCCATTTACTTGCAGCAGCCTTTCAAATACTTTGGACGCACGTACAATCAAATCTTT GTGAATAACAACGGTCACCTGACTTTTACTCAACCACTGTCTGCCTACGTTCCTTATCTGAACGCTGGAATAGACATCATTGCTCCTCTGTGGACTGACCTTTACAATGTCAACGGTGGAACTATCTCCTACAGAGAGGATACAAGTAGCGCTGTACTGGCACAAGTCACTCAAGCTGTTAACCAATATTTCCCTAATGTGCCTTTTTCCGCTACATCAGCTTTTGTGGCTACCTGGGACAGTGTGCCGTACATCACTGGTGGAGGG GTGGTAACTTTCCAAGTGGTTTTAGTCTCCAATGGTGACCGCTCTTTCATCCTGATCAACTATGGTGATATTGCAGAAACAGCACAATCTTGGCTG gCTGGTTAG